GCGTCGCGCGCCAATTCGGCCAGCGCCTGGGCTTCGCCGATGGTTGCCGCAGGCGGCTTTTCCATCAGCACGTCGAGGCCGCTGGCAATCGCCTTTTTGGCCATGGCGAAGCGGACATCGGGCGGGGTGCAGAGCGCGATGGCGCGGATATCCTGACGGGTCTCCAGAAACACGTCGAAATTCTCGAAATTCTCGGCGCTGTCGATCTTGCCATTCCGGCTGATGGCGGCGGCGATCACGAAGTCACTGCCGTTTTCGCAAGACGGAATATGCTGGTCGCGGGCAATCTTGCCGACGCCGGCCAGCGCCAGGGCAATCCTGGTTCCGGTGTTTTCAGAAGAGGTCATGACCTGTTCCCTGTCTCGTCATTGAATGGTGTCAAGCGCGCCTTTGGGGCGCGCTTGACGGGAGAGAGATGGATCAATGCGCATCCTTGCCAACGGCGGCACCACGGCAACCCTTGAGGAAGTCGAAGTCGGCGCCGGTATCGGCACCCTCCACGTGATCGTGGAACAGACGCGCATAGCCGCTGGCTGGCGGCTCAACATTCGGGCGCCAATCGGCCAGGCGACGCTGCATTTCCTCGTCGGAAATATCCAGATGCACCCGGCGCGCCTCGACATCGATCTCGATGAAGTCGCCATTCTTGACGATGGCGAGCGGGCCGCCACGGGCGGCTTCCGGTGATGTGTGCAGCAGCACGGTACCGTATGCGGTGCCGGACATGCGGGCATCGGAAATGCGCACCATGTCGGTAATGCCCTTGCGCAGCACCTTGGGCGGAAGGCCCATATTGCCGACTTCGGCCATGCCTGGGTAGCCGCGCGGGCCACAGTTCTTCATCACCATCACGCAGGTTTCGTCAATGTCGAGGTTCTCGTCATTGATCTTGGCCTTGTAATCGTCAATGTCTTCGAACACCACGGCGCGGCCGCGATGCTTCATCAGATGCGCGGAAGCAGCCGATGGCTTCAGCACGCAGCCCTTCGGGGCCAGATTGCCACGCAGCACGGCGATGCCGCCCTGCTGAGTCAGGGCCTTGTCGAACGGACGGATGACGTCTTCGTTCCAGTTACGGACATCCTTGACTTCGTCCCACAGGGTCTCACCGGAAACGGTCAGCACGTCCTTATGCAGCTTACCTGCTTCGGCCAGCATCTTGATGACCACGGGCAGGCCACCGGCGTAGAAGAATTCTTCCATCAGATACTCGCCTGACGGCATCAGGTTGACGATGGTGGGGATATCGCGGCCACAGCGGTCCCAGTCATCCAGCGTCAGATCGATCCCACAGCGACCGGCCATGGCCAGAAGATGCACGACTGCATTGGTGGAGCCGCCGATGGCGCCATTGATGCGGATGGCGTTTTCAAAGGCTTCCTTGGTCATGATGTCGGATGGTTTCAGGTCGTCCTTGACCATTTGCACGATCCGGCGGCCCGAAAGCTGCGCCATCACCCGGCGGCGGCTATCGACGGCGGGAATGGCGGCATTGCCCGACAAGGCCATGCCGAGCGATTCCACCATAGACGCCATGGTCGAGGCTGTGCCCATGGTGTTGCAGGTGCCGCTGGAGCGTGACATCGAGGCTTCGGCCTCCATGAATTCTTCCTGGGTCATCTCGCCTGCCTTGACGGCTTCCGAGAATTTCCACAGATGCGTGCCGGAGCCGACGCGCTCACCCCGGAAATAACCGTTCAGCATCGGCCCGCCGGTAACGACGATGGAGGGAATGTCGGTGGAGGCGGCGGCCATCACCAGCGACGGCGTGGTCTTGTCGCAGCCGACCAGCAGCACGGCGCCATCAATCGGCTGGCCACGCATGGCTTCCTCGACGGCCAGTGCCGCCAAGTTGCGATACATCATCGCGGTCGGGCGGAAGGTGTTTTCAGACGCCGAGAACACCGGAACCTCGACCGGAAAGCCACCGGCTTCCCAGATGCCGGCCTTCACCTTTTCGGCTAGCTCGCGCAGATGGCCGTTGCAGGGGGTGAGGTCCGACCAGGTGTTGAGAACGCCGATGACCGGACGGCCATCGAACAGGTCATGCGGATACCCCTGGTTCTTCATCCAGCCGCGATGGTAAATCGTATCGCGTGAGTTGCCGCCGTACCATTCCTGCGACCTCAGTTTGCGAGGCCAAGCTTTTGGTGTAAAACCACTCATGGCGTTTCTATCCCGTGTTTCGTTCAGTTTTCGCGGCTAGAGTCTGTCAGGTTCAGATTGAACCAGACAGATTCTAGCTTCTCTTGTTTTCGTTTGTCTTTTCGGGAAAACCGGTTTCCACTTTTCCCTGGCAAACTTTAGAGCACCGCTGTTTGATTCATTCAGGCAATGCCGATGCCGGATAGACCGGAATCAAAGCGTCTTGACGGCAAAGGGCGTTTCCGCCGCCACCACCAGCGGGTTTTGCAGCGGCAGGCCGAACTGGCTGGCGCTGACCTCGAACACGTCGCCAGGAACAGTCTTGAAGCCATCGGCAAAGGACAGCGTCGCTGTGCCGAACATATGCACATGCAGGTCGCCCGGCTGGCAGAACAACCCGTATTTAAAATGGTGATATTCCAGATTGGCGATAGTGTGGGACATGTTGTCCTCACCCGACAGGAACGGCTTTTCCCAGACCGTCTTGCCATCCCGCAGGATCTTCGACGTACCGGTAACACTGGCCGGAAGATCACCGACTAGCAGTTCCGGGCCAAAGGAGGCCGGGCGCAGCTTGGAATGGGCAAGATAGAGATAGTTGATCTTCTCGGTCACATGGTCGGAAAATTCGTTGGCGAGCGAAAAGCCGAGACGAACCGGTGTGCCGTCGTTATCGATAACATAAAAGCCCGCAATTTCCGGTTCTTCGCCGCCATCAAGCGCAAAGGAGGGCGATTCCAACCCGTCGCCGGGAGCGATGGCATTGACGCCGGTGCCTTTGTAGAACCATTCGGGCTGAACGCCCCATTCACCAGCCTTTGGCTTGCCGCCTTCAAGGCCCATGCGGAACATTTTCATCGAATCGCTCATGCCTGCGGTGTCGGCATGCATGCTGTCACGGGCCGATGCCGAGCCGGTATGGGTAAGGCCGGTGCCGGTCAGGAACATATGGGCGGCATCGGGATGACGCACCGGGCAATCCAGCTTGCCACTGGCAGCAAGGGCTGCGAGATCGACGGTATCGCCTGCGCCTTGTTTGGCGATGAGGTCGGCAATGGACACCTTGGCCGCAATTGCTGCCTTGGCGAGATCGTAGGTGGAGGAAAATCCTGGCACGAGGCGCGCGGTTTCACCCTGCCGGCAGATCACTCCGCCAGCCTTCAACTGTGAAAGATACATTGTTCAGTGTCCTTGGAACATTTCATGGAGCGTTTCATATGGCAACGGAGGCGTTGAAACGGTCTCTGGTTTTACTCTCATGCAATCGGCAGGAACGCCGCTTCACATTATTCCCGGGATTGCTGCACGTCGTGGGGTTCGGGCCGGAAGCAGGTGAGTGCTTCCGGCCCAAAAGTGTCAGGCTGCTTTATTCTTATTATAGACGTCGAAGAACACGGCGGCGAGCAGCACCAGGCCCTTGACCATCTGCTGGAAGTCGATGCCGAGACCGATGATCGACATGCCGTTGTTCATCACGCCCATGATGAAGGCACCGATGACAGCACCGGTAATCTTGCCGACGCCGCCGGAGGCCGATGCGCCACCGATAAAGCAGGCCGCAATGACGTCAAGCTCGAAGCCGCTGCCAGCCTTCGGCGTTGCGGAGTTAAGGCGCGCCGCAACGATCATGCCGGCGAGGCCCGCCAGAACGCCCATGTTGACGAAGGTCAGGAAGCTCAGCCGCTCGGTATTGATGCCCGACAGCTTGGTGGCCTTTTCATTGCCGCCCATGGCGTAGATCCGGCGACCAATGGTGGTGCGGCGGGTGACGAAGGAATAGAGCATGATCAGCACGAGCATGACGACCAGAACGTTCGGCATGCCGCGATAGGTTGACAGCAGATAGCCGAGCAGCAAGACAGCGCCTGAGACGATCAGGTTCTGTGCTACGAAGAAGCCGAACGGCTCGACATCGATGCCGTGGGCGACATTGACCTGCCGACGACGCCAGGCGAGTACGAACAGAGCGACGGCACCGATCACGGTCAGGATAATCGATGTCGAATGGATGTCACCCATGTCGAACAGATCCGGCAGGAAGCCGGTGCTGATCAGCTGGAATTCCTTGGGGAAAGGACCGATGTTACGGCCACCGAGCACGAACAGGGTCAGGCCACGAAACACCAGCATCCCAGCCAGCGTGACAATGAAGGACGGAATGCGGTGATAGGCGACCCAATAGCCTTGCGCCGCACCGATCACACCGCCAATCACCAAACAGATCAAAACCGTTGGCAGGAAGCCAAGGCCCCATTGCACGGTCAGGATGGCGGCGATGGCGCCGATGAAGCCGACGATGGAGCCGACCGACAGATCGATATGTCCGGCAACGATCACCAGCAGCATGCCAAGCGCCATGATGATGATGAAGGAATTCTGCAAAACCAGATTGGTCAGGTTGACCGGCTTGAAGAGAATGCCGCCCGTGTAGAACTGGAAAAACACCATGATGGCGACGAGCGCGATCAACATGCCGTATTCGCGGATATTGGCGCGAATATAGGAGGCGACCGACACCACGTTCTGTTCTTCCGTGGAAGGGTTGACGGAACTCATTATTTCTTCTCCCCTGAGCGCATGATAGCGCGCATGATGCTTTCCTGGCTTGCCTCTTCTTTCGAGAGCTCGGCCACCATGCGTCCTTCATTCATGACGTAGATGCGATCGCAGGTGCCAAGCAGTTCGGGCATTTCCGATGAAATCATCAGAACGCCTTTTCCGTCGGCTGCAAGCTGGTTGATGATGCTGTAGATTTCGTATTTCGCGCCAACGTCGATACCACGGGTCGGCTCATCGAGAATGAGCACTTCCGGGTTGGAAAACAGCCATTTCGACAAAACCACCTTCTGCTGGTTGCCGCCGGACAGATTAACAGTTTCCTGGTAGATGCCGTGCGAACGGATGCGCAGCTTCGAGCGATAATCGGTGGCGACCTTGATTTCCCTGATGTCGTTGATGACGGTGGCCTTGGACACGCCGGGCAGATTGGCAAGCGTGGTATTGTGCAGGATGGTTTCAGCCAGCACCAGGCCGAGATGCTTGCGGTCCTCGGTGACATAGGCGAGGCCAGCGTCGATGGCCTTGCGCACGGTCGAGACATCGACCGGCTTGCCGTCGATCAGAACATCGCCGCTGATCTTGTGGCCATAGGCTTTGCCAAACACGCTCATGGCGAATTCTGTGCGACCGGCGCCCATCAGCCCGGCAATGCCGACGACTTCGCCGCGTTTCACTGACACGTTGATGTTATGCAGAACCTGGCGGTCACGGTGCTGATGGTGGAAGGCGTTCCAGTTCTTAACCTCAAGAACGGTTTCGCCAATCGGCACGTCGCGTGGCGGGTAGCGGTCTTCGAGATCGCGGCCGACCATGTTGCGGATGATAACGTCTTCGCTGACCTCTTCCTCATGACAGTTCAAAGTCTTGACCGTCATGCCGTCGCGCAACACGGTGATCTGGTCGGCCACCTTGCGCACTTCGTTCAGCTTATGGGTGATGATGATCGAGGTGATGCCCTGTTCGCGGAACTCGATCAGCAGATTGAGAAGCGCATCGCTGTCGGTTTCGTTGAGCGACGCGGTCGGCTCATCGAGGATCAAAAGCTTGACGCTTTTTGACAGCGCCTTGGCAATTTCCGCTAGCTGCTGCTTGCCGACGCCGATATCCGTCACCAGCGTTGATGGCTGCTCCTTCAAGCCAACCTTGGCGAGGAGCTTCTTGGTGCGGCTGAAGGTTTCTTCCCAGCTGATGACGCCGTTGCTGGCAATTTCATTGCCAAGGAAGATGTTTTCGGCAATCGACAACTGCGGAACCAAAGCCAGTTCCTGGTGAATGATGATGATGCCGATTTCTTCGCTATTCTTGATCACCTTGAAATTGCGCACTTCGCCATCATAGACGATGTCGCCATCATAGGTTCCTGCGGGGTAAACGCCGGAGAGAACTTTCATCAGGGTGGATTTTCCGGCCCCGTTCTCTCCCACCAATGCATGGATTTCACCACGGCGAACCTTGAGGTTCACATTCTCAAGCGCTTTCACGCCCGGGAACGTCTTGGTGATGTTCCGCATTTCGAGGATGGTATTTTCCATAATATCGTTCCAGAGCCACGGCCGCCCAAATCCACAATAGGTCAAATCCACAGTAGAAATGCGCAGGCAGGCGACAATAAAAAGGAAGCCGGAACTTTTGCTTGAAAAGTTCCGGCCGCTTTTTGTTACTTCAGCTGGTCGGCCTTGTAGTAGCCGCCTTCAACCAGGACCTTTTCGTAGTTGGTCTTGGTCACAGCAACGGGCTTCAGCAGGTAGGCCGGAACCACCTTGACGCCGTTGTCGTAGGTCTTGGTGTCGTTGACTTCAGGCGTCTTGCCTTCCATCAGCGCGTTGACCATGGAAACGGTCACCTTGGCGAGATCGCGGGTGTCCTTGAAGATCGTCGAATACTGCTCACCGGCAATGATCGACTTGACCGAAGGCACTTCAGCATCCTGACCGGAGATGAACGGCAGCGGCTGGTCCTTGGAACCATAGCCAACGCCCTTCAGCGAAGAAATGATGCCGATGGAGATGCCGTCATAAGGAGACAGAACGGCATTGACCTTGGCGTCGGTGTAATAGGCCGACAGCAGGTTATCCATACGGGCCTGGGCAACAGCACCATCCCAACGCAGCGTACCGACCTTGTCCATGCCGGTCTGGCCGGACTTCACGACGAGCTTGCCGCTGTCGATGTAAGGCTGGAGAACCGACATTGCGCCATTGTAGAAGAAGAAGGCGTTGTTGTCGTCAGGCGAACCGCCGAACAGCTCGATGTTGAACGGACCTTTGCCGTCCTTGAGGCCGAGGCCGTCAACCAGCGTACCAGCCTGCAAGACGCCGACCTGGAAGTTGTCGAAGGTTGCGTAGTAATCGACATTGGCGCTGTCGCGGATCAAGCGGTCATAGGCAATGACCTTGATGCCCGCGTCATGGGCCTGCTTCAGCACGTCGGACAGTGTCGTGCCGTCGATGGCGGCGACGACCAGAACCTTGGCGCCCTTGGTGACCATGTTCTCGATCTGGGAGAGCTGGTTCGGGATGTCGTCGTCAGCATACTGAAGGTCGGTAGTGTAGCCGGCTTCCTTGAGCTGCTTGACGATGTTGTTGCCGTCATCGATCCAGCGGGCCGAAGACTTTGTTGGCATGGCAATGCCAACCGTGCCCTTGTCGGCTGCAAATACAGACGACGACATGACGGCTGCGCCCAAAGCGATGGACGCAAAAAGTTTTACGAGTGTCTTCACGAGGAACCTCCCTTGGTTTCCATATCTATCCGCTACATGATCTGGCGCGTAATCCGTTTCCGGTCTGGCACGTCATGCAGAAGCGGCCCCAGCTCCTTCTGTTCGCCGCAAAGAATCTGGCAGGCTTTATAAGCACTACACGATCCATGGCGAACTCTTATCCGTCCCGATATGTCATTCAAATGATTTATTTGACATTCCCCATATCAATCCTGATATACGCTGTATGAATAATACACCGGCAAACCGGCTCCAGCCGAAGCATTTTACGCTTATTAAAGCGATTGGCGAGCTTGGACAATTGAGCCTTGCCGCAGGCCAGGTCTCGATGACCCAGCCTGCGGCTTCGCGTATGCTGGCCGAAATTGAGCGGATCGTCGGCGCGGCGGTGTTTCTGCGCACGCCCAAGGGCATGGAGGCGACGGAAGTGGGGGCGGCGCTGGTGCGCCGCTCGGAAATCCTGCTTCAGGAAATGCGCGAGGCGATGCGCGAGGTGGATGCGATCAAGCGCGGCGCATCCGGCACCGTCAGTGTCGGGGCGGTGACGGGCGGGGCGCTCGGCTATATCGTTCCAGCCATCAGCACCCTGAAGACAGAGGCCCGCACCGCCGATATTTACGTCGATGTGGCGCCGAGCGGTACGCTGATCTCCAATCTCGTTTCGGGACAGTTCGATTTTGTGCTCGGGCGGATTCCGGTCGGGGTCGATGCCCGTCAATTCCATATTCGTCATGCCCGCACCGAGGAAGTGGACCTGATCGTCCACCAGAGCCACCCCCTGGCCAATGCGGCGGATCTGCGCATGACCGACCTGCTGCACTTTCCCTGGGTGATGCAGGGGCCGGGCGCGCCGGTGCGCCAGGCCGTTGAAAACGCCTTCATCGATGCGGGAACCACGCTGCCGGTGGATGTCGTCAACACCACCTCGCTGCTGGTGATGATTGCGATGATTGCCGCCTCCAATGCGATCACGCCGCTGTCACGGGAAGTGTCCGACCTGCTCTGTCGGCAGACGACCGGGGCGGGGCTGTGCTGCCTGAAGATCCGCAGACCGATTATCGTTTTGCCCTATCATTTGATCAGTATGAAAAACCGCCATATGTCAACGCTCGCCGCCCGCCTTCAGGATCTCGTCCTTCAGGAATTCATCACGCGCTGAGGCCTTGTGCTTTTCTGGTATCCGGTTGCCTGTGAGGAGGGTCGTTTTGGAGCAGCTCTCACGTTTGCACGGGTGGCGGTTGTACACAGGCCGGCCAAACACTGGTGGTTTTGCCAGTTTGTCGGCAAAGCCGTGTTTATCGATAGTCGAACGTACCGAAAGCGTTAACAAAGGCTTGTTTTGCAATCGCGACCTCCCTTAAATGCCGCAGGCATGAGGTCATCATGTCACGGGGACGGGGGTGCGCGGAGGCGATAAGCTGATGCGGTTCCCTCGTATCGAGGGTCAGGAGGTTTCCATGAGTTTGACAATAGGCTCACCAAAAGAATTATATGCTGGCGAAGCGCGCGTTGCGATGACGCCTGACAGCGCGCAACAATTGCAGAAACTTGGGTATGCATGCCTGATCGAGACGGGTGCTGGCAAGGCGGCGGGTTTTTCCGATGATGCCTACCGCAAGGCTGGCGTCACGGTCGCCGATAGCGCACAGGCGCTGTACGCGCAGGCGGATGTGATTGCCAAGGTTCGTCCGCCGGAATCCTCTGAGGTGGAAAAGCTCGCGCCAGGCAAAACCCTGATCTCCTTCTTTTATCCCGCGCAGAATGCCGCGCTTCTGGAAGAAGCCAAGACCAAGGGCGCCAACGTCATCGCCATGGATATGGTGCCGCGCATCTCGCGCGCGCAGAAAATGGACGCGCTGTCTTCCATGGCCAATATCGCCGGTTATCGCGCCGTGATCGAGGCGGGCAATAACTTTGGCCGTTTCTTCACCGGTCAGGTCACGGCTGCGGGCAAGGTTCCTCCTGCCAAGGTGCTGATCATCGGTGCCGGCGTCGCCGGTCTTGCCGCGATTGGTACGGCCACCTCGCTGGGCGCGATTGTCTATGCGTTCGACGTTCGCCCTGAAGTGGCCGAGCAGATCGAGAGCATGGGCGCGCAGTTCGTCTATCTCGAATTCGAAGCCAGCCAGGATGGGGCCGCGACCGGTGGTTATGCCGCGCCGTCCTCGCCGGAATTCCGCGAAAAGCAATTGGCGAAATTCCGCGAACTGGCTCCCGATATCGATATCGTCATCACCACGGCGCTGATCCCCGGTCGGGATGCGCCAAAGCTGTGGCTGGTCGATATGGTGGCTTCCATGAAGCCCGGCTCTGTCATTATCGATCTGGCGGCTGAACGCGGCGGCAATTGCGATCTGACGGTGGCCGACCAGCGGGTGGTGTCCGACAATGGCGTTATTGTCATCGGTTATACCGATTTCCCAAGCCGGATGGCGGCGCAGTCCTCGACGCTTTATTCCACCAATATCCGCCATATGATGACGGATCTGACACCGGCCAAGGATGGCAAGCTCGTCCATAACATGGAAGACGACGTTATCAGGGGCGCGACCGTGACCTTTGAAGGCGCGATCACCTATCCGCCACCGCCGCCCAAGGTGCAGGCGATTGCCGCCGCCAAGCCGAAGGAGAAGGTCAAGGAACTGACCCATGATGAAAAGCGGGCCAAGGAAGCTGCCGAGTTCAAGGCGCAGACTGCCAATCAGGTCAAGCTGCTGGCGATTGGCACGGCGGTGATGCTGTTGGTGGGTGCCTTTGCCCCCGTCAGCTTCATGAGCCATTTCATTGTGTTCGTTCTGGCCTGCTTCATTGGTTTCCAGGTGATCTGGGGTGTCAGCCATTCGCTGCACACGCCGCTGATGGCCCTGACCAATGCGATTTCCGGCATCGTTATTCTGGGTGCATTGCTCCAGATCGGCTCCGGCAATTGGTTGGTGGTGACGCTGGCTGCACTGTCCGTGCTGATTGCGACGATCAATATCGTCGGCGGCTTCCTTGTGACACGGCGTATGCTCGCCATGTTCCAGAAGTCCTGAGGGGGAAGACGTTATCATGGCTATTGGTATTGTTTCTGCGGCTTATATTGCAGCCGCTGTATTGTTTATCCTCTCGCTGGGTGGGCTTTCGGGCCAGGAAAGCGCCAAACGGGCCGTGTGGTACGGCATTGTCGGCATGGGCCTTGCAGTCATCGCCACCGTTTTCGGCCCCGGCATTGGCCATTGGTTCATCATTGTACTGATGATCGCTGGTGGCTCTGTGCTTGGCTATTACGTGGCAAACCGCGTGCAGATGACGGAAATGCCGCAGCTTGTGGCGGCACTTCATAGCTTTGTCGGTTTGGCCGCCGTGTTTATCGGCTATAACACCCATCTGGAAGAAGCCCATGTTGCCCGGCTGGACGAGACGGCGCGGGCCGCACTCACCGGCTTTGCCGCTATTCTCGCCCATAAACTGCC
This region of Agrobacterium vitis genomic DNA includes:
- the araD gene encoding L-arabinonate dehydratase, with the translated sequence MSGFTPKAWPRKLRSQEWYGGNSRDTIYHRGWMKNQGYPHDLFDGRPVIGVLNTWSDLTPCNGHLRELAEKVKAGIWEAGGFPVEVPVFSASENTFRPTAMMYRNLAALAVEEAMRGQPIDGAVLLVGCDKTTPSLVMAAASTDIPSIVVTGGPMLNGYFRGERVGSGTHLWKFSEAVKAGEMTQEEFMEAEASMSRSSGTCNTMGTASTMASMVESLGMALSGNAAIPAVDSRRRVMAQLSGRRIVQMVKDDLKPSDIMTKEAFENAIRINGAIGGSTNAVVHLLAMAGRCGIDLTLDDWDRCGRDIPTIVNLMPSGEYLMEEFFYAGGLPVVIKMLAEAGKLHKDVLTVSGETLWDEVKDVRNWNEDVIRPFDKALTQQGGIAVLRGNLAPKGCVLKPSAASAHLMKHRGRAVVFEDIDDYKAKINDENLDIDETCVMVMKNCGPRGYPGMAEVGNMGLPPKVLRKGITDMVRISDARMSGTAYGTVLLHTSPEAARGGPLAIVKNGDFIEIDVEARRVHLDISDEEMQRRLADWRPNVEPPASGYARLFHDHVEGADTGADFDFLKGCRGAAVGKDAH
- the araD1 gene encoding AraD1 family protein, producing MYLSQLKAGGVICRQGETARLVPGFSSTYDLAKAAIAAKVSIADLIAKQGAGDTVDLAALAASGKLDCPVRHPDAAHMFLTGTGLTHTGSASARDSMHADTAGMSDSMKMFRMGLEGGKPKAGEWGVQPEWFYKGTGVNAIAPGDGLESPSFALDGGEEPEIAGFYVIDNDGTPVRLGFSLANEFSDHVTEKINYLYLAHSKLRPASFGPELLVGDLPASVTGTSKILRDGKTVWEKPFLSGEDNMSHTIANLEYHHFKYGLFCQPGDLHVHMFGTATLSFADGFKTVPGDVFEVSASQFGLPLQNPLVVAAETPFAVKTL
- the mmsB gene encoding multiple monosaccharide ABC transporter permease, whose product is MSSVNPSTEEQNVVSVASYIRANIREYGMLIALVAIMVFFQFYTGGILFKPVNLTNLVLQNSFIIIMALGMLLVIVAGHIDLSVGSIVGFIGAIAAILTVQWGLGFLPTVLICLVIGGVIGAAQGYWVAYHRIPSFIVTLAGMLVFRGLTLFVLGGRNIGPFPKEFQLISTGFLPDLFDMGDIHSTSIILTVIGAVALFVLAWRRRQVNVAHGIDVEPFGFFVAQNLIVSGAVLLLGYLLSTYRGMPNVLVVMLVLIMLYSFVTRRTTIGRRIYAMGGNEKATKLSGINTERLSFLTFVNMGVLAGLAGMIVAARLNSATPKAGSGFELDVIAACFIGGASASGGVGKITGAVIGAFIMGVMNNGMSIIGLGIDFQQMVKGLVLLAAVFFDVYNKNKAA
- the mmsA gene encoding multiple monosaccharide ABC transporter ATP-binding protein, yielding MENTILEMRNITKTFPGVKALENVNLKVRRGEIHALVGENGAGKSTLMKVLSGVYPAGTYDGDIVYDGEVRNFKVIKNSEEIGIIIIHQELALVPQLSIAENIFLGNEIASNGVISWEETFSRTKKLLAKVGLKEQPSTLVTDIGVGKQQLAEIAKALSKSVKLLILDEPTASLNETDSDALLNLLIEFREQGITSIIITHKLNEVRKVADQITVLRDGMTVKTLNCHEEEVSEDVIIRNMVGRDLEDRYPPRDVPIGETVLEVKNWNAFHHQHRDRQVLHNINVSVKRGEVVGIAGLMGAGRTEFAMSVFGKAYGHKISGDVLIDGKPVDVSTVRKAIDAGLAYVTEDRKHLGLVLAETILHNTTLANLPGVSKATVINDIREIKVATDYRSKLRIRSHGIYQETVNLSGGNQQKVVLSKWLFSNPEVLILDEPTRGIDVGAKYEIYSIINQLAADGKGVLMISSEMPELLGTCDRIYVMNEGRMVAELSKEEASQESIMRAIMRSGEKK
- the chvE gene encoding multiple monosaccharide ABC transporter substrate-binding protein, whose protein sequence is MSSSVFAADKGTVGIAMPTKSSARWIDDGNNIVKQLKEAGYTTDLQYADDDIPNQLSQIENMVTKGAKVLVVAAIDGTTLSDVLKQAHDAGIKVIAYDRLIRDSANVDYYATFDNFQVGVLQAGTLVDGLGLKDGKGPFNIELFGGSPDDNNAFFFYNGAMSVLQPYIDSGKLVVKSGQTGMDKVGTLRWDGAVAQARMDNLLSAYYTDAKVNAVLSPYDGISIGIISSLKGVGYGSKDQPLPFISGQDAEVPSVKSIIAGEQYSTIFKDTRDLAKVTVSMVNALMEGKTPEVNDTKTYDNGVKVVPAYLLKPVAVTKTNYEKVLVEGGYYKADQLK
- a CDS encoding LysR family transcriptional regulator; the encoded protein is MNNTPANRLQPKHFTLIKAIGELGQLSLAAGQVSMTQPAASRMLAEIERIVGAAVFLRTPKGMEATEVGAALVRRSEILLQEMREAMREVDAIKRGASGTVSVGAVTGGALGYIVPAISTLKTEARTADIYVDVAPSGTLISNLVSGQFDFVLGRIPVGVDARQFHIRHARTEEVDLIVHQSHPLANAADLRMTDLLHFPWVMQGPGAPVRQAVENAFIDAGTTLPVDVVNTTSLLVMIAMIAASNAITPLSREVSDLLCRQTTGAGLCCLKIRRPIIVLPYHLISMKNRHMSTLAARLQDLVLQEFITR
- a CDS encoding Re/Si-specific NAD(P)(+) transhydrogenase subunit alpha encodes the protein MTIGSPKELYAGEARVAMTPDSAQQLQKLGYACLIETGAGKAAGFSDDAYRKAGVTVADSAQALYAQADVIAKVRPPESSEVEKLAPGKTLISFFYPAQNAALLEEAKTKGANVIAMDMVPRISRAQKMDALSSMANIAGYRAVIEAGNNFGRFFTGQVTAAGKVPPAKVLIIGAGVAGLAAIGTATSLGAIVYAFDVRPEVAEQIESMGAQFVYLEFEASQDGAATGGYAAPSSPEFREKQLAKFRELAPDIDIVITTALIPGRDAPKLWLVDMVASMKPGSVIIDLAAERGGNCDLTVADQRVVSDNGVIVIGYTDFPSRMAAQSSTLYSTNIRHMMTDLTPAKDGKLVHNMEDDVIRGATVTFEGAITYPPPPPKVQAIAAAKPKEKVKELTHDEKRAKEAAEFKAQTANQVKLLAIGTAVMLLVGAFAPVSFMSHFIVFVLACFIGFQVIWGVSHSLHTPLMALTNAISGIVILGALLQIGSGNWLVVTLAALSVLIATINIVGGFLVTRRMLAMFQKS